One genomic region from Rhinoraja longicauda isolate Sanriku21f chromosome 8, sRhiLon1.1, whole genome shotgun sequence encodes:
- the hnrnpa3 gene encoding heterogeneous nuclear ribonucleoprotein A3 isoform X2 — protein sequence MEDQEPEQLRKLFIGGLSFETTEESLKEHFEQWGQLTDCVVMREPQAKRSRGFGFVTYSNVPEVDAAMAARPHKVDGRVVEPKRAVSREESAKPGAHLTVKKIFVGGIKEDTEEYHLRDYFEKYGKIENIEVMTDRGSGKKRGFAFVTFNDHDSVDKIVVQKYHTMNGHNCEVRKALSRQEMQGLGTGQRGRSSGGGGNQGNFMNRAGNFGGGNGGGNFYRGGNFSGRGVGNYGDGRDDYGSGGSGYNGFGDGSFGGGGGNYNDYGNYSNQSSNYGPMRSSNYGRNSSPYGGGYTSSGGGSSGYSRRY from the exons ATGGAG gatcaagaaccagagcagtTACGCAAGCTGTTCATCGGTGGATTGAGTTTTGAAACTACTGAAGAGAGTTTAAAGGAGCATTTTGAGCAATGGGGACAGTTAACAGATTGTGTG GTGATGAGAGAACCACAAGCAAAGCGTTCAAGGGGATTTGGGTTTGTGACTTACTCCAATGTACCGGAAGTGGATGCTGCCATGGCTGCTCGACCACACAAGGTTGATGGCCGTGTTGTAGAACCAAAAAGAGCAGTGTCAAGAGAG GAGTCTGCAAAACCTGGTGCCCACTTAACAGTGAAGAAAATATTTGTTGGTGGCATCAAAGAAGATACTGAAGAATATCATCTAAGAGATTACTTTGAGAAGTATGGCAAGATTGAAAATATTGAAGTTATGACAGATCGTGGAAGTGGGAAAAAACGAGGGTTTGCGTTTGTCACATTTAATGATCACGACTCAGTTGACAAAATTGTTG ttcagaaGTACCATACTATGAATGGCCACAACTGTGAAGTGAGGAAAGCACTTTCACGACAAGAGATGCAGGGACTGGGCACTGGTCAAAGAG GACGCAGTTCTGGTGGTGGCGGTAACCAGGGTAATTTCATGAACCGCGCAGGAAATTTTGGCGGTGGAAATGGAGGAGGAAATTTTTATCGAGGTGGAAATTTCAGTGGCAGAG GGGTGGGAAACTATGGAGATGGCAGGGATGATTATGGAAGTGGCGGCAGTGGTTATAATGGATTTGGTGATG GTAGTtttggtggtggaggtgggaacTACAATGACTATGGAAACTATTCTAACCAATCCTCAAATTACGGACCCATGAGGAGTAGCAATTATGGGCGAAATTCTAGTCCTTATGGTG GTGGTTATACCTCCTCTGGTGGTGGAAGTAGTGGCTATAGTAGGAGATACTGA
- the hnrnpa3 gene encoding heterogeneous nuclear ribonucleoprotein A3 isoform X1, translated as MEDQEPEQLRKLFIGGLSFETTEESLKEHFEQWGQLTDCVVMREPQAKRSRGFGFVTYSNVPEVDAAMAARPHKVDGRVVEPKRAVSREESAKPGAHLTVKKIFVGGIKEDTEEYHLRDYFEKYGKIENIEVMTDRGSGKKRGFAFVTFNDHDSVDKIVVQKYHTMNGHNCEVRKALSRQEMQGLGTGQRGRSSGGGGNQGNFMNRAGNFGGGNGGGNFYRGGNFSGRGVGNYGDGRDDYGSGGSGYNGFGDGGNFGDGHGYCGRGGGGGGGGYGGGGSGFGDQVGGGGGCGGGGYDNYNESGNFGGGSFGGGGGNYNDYGNYSNQSSNYGPMRSSNYGRNSSPYGGGYTSSGGGSSGYSRRY; from the exons ATGGAG gatcaagaaccagagcagtTACGCAAGCTGTTCATCGGTGGATTGAGTTTTGAAACTACTGAAGAGAGTTTAAAGGAGCATTTTGAGCAATGGGGACAGTTAACAGATTGTGTG GTGATGAGAGAACCACAAGCAAAGCGTTCAAGGGGATTTGGGTTTGTGACTTACTCCAATGTACCGGAAGTGGATGCTGCCATGGCTGCTCGACCACACAAGGTTGATGGCCGTGTTGTAGAACCAAAAAGAGCAGTGTCAAGAGAG GAGTCTGCAAAACCTGGTGCCCACTTAACAGTGAAGAAAATATTTGTTGGTGGCATCAAAGAAGATACTGAAGAATATCATCTAAGAGATTACTTTGAGAAGTATGGCAAGATTGAAAATATTGAAGTTATGACAGATCGTGGAAGTGGGAAAAAACGAGGGTTTGCGTTTGTCACATTTAATGATCACGACTCAGTTGACAAAATTGTTG ttcagaaGTACCATACTATGAATGGCCACAACTGTGAAGTGAGGAAAGCACTTTCACGACAAGAGATGCAGGGACTGGGCACTGGTCAAAGAG GACGCAGTTCTGGTGGTGGCGGTAACCAGGGTAATTTCATGAACCGCGCAGGAAATTTTGGCGGTGGAAATGGAGGAGGAAATTTTTATCGAGGTGGAAATTTCAGTGGCAGAG GGGTGGGAAACTATGGAGATGGCAGGGATGATTATGGAAGTGGCGGCAGTGGTTATAATGGATTTGGTGATG GTGGCAATTTTGGAGATGGCCATGGTTACTGTggtagaggaggaggaggaggaggaggaggatatggcggtggtggctcgggTTTTGGTGACCAagttggtggtggaggaggatgtGGTGGTGGTGGCTACGACAACTACAATGAAAGTGGAAACTTTGGTGGAG GTAGTtttggtggtggaggtgggaacTACAATGACTATGGAAACTATTCTAACCAATCCTCAAATTACGGACCCATGAGGAGTAGCAATTATGGGCGAAATTCTAGTCCTTATGGTG GTGGTTATACCTCCTCTGGTGGTGGAAGTAGTGGCTATAGTAGGAGATACTGA